A single genomic interval of Nonomuraea rubra harbors:
- a CDS encoding SpoIIE family protein phosphatase: MEPSGLDDLLIEAVFTAGAHIGSVYVLDGSRQVLQMEASIGLPATIARSWARVRTSDHAPISVAVRERRLVWLRDRVALARRFPAVALALPYHFAMAFSPISSGGAVWGGFALGWPTGAESSLTQRRLRLIEDVCARMGLVLRQASEQGRPIVPGPLPRILDQVHAVRPGQPAGLTALACLDCLPEGYCHLDAQARVTLVTAPAARLLDADPAEMIGQRLCKALPWLDDPLHEDHYRAAVVSHQVTRFIARHPSGRHLSVECHPGVPGVTLRITPVAERHAPAGDGQGNPPLIGLHEMLHLATCLAQAVTAQDVVDLVADHVLPVTGAQALAILSWENGRMRVAASRGYSQEGIERFNGRPVVHALPWVPGYQWDRPSFYGTWPEFRRTFPTAVRVDGMSAFALLPLAASGQSIGTCVLAYERPHRFEDGERAMFTALGGLIAQAFERAWLYDNKHQLAESLQARLLPSDLPEIPGLDLAARYLPTTPGMDIGGDFYDVIRLDDTVAAAVIGDVQGHDMTAAALMGQVRTAIRATATAAASCGEVLSHANRLMTELAPDRFTSCLYLKLDLAAHTMCLANAGHLPPLLSTPGAATRILDDHPGLLLGIDPDTEYVTAEAPLPPGSVLALYTDGLIEQPGLDLGEAITGLAAGFTPGRDQPLPELAESLIQPAVLGGRTDDTAILLLRSTP; this comes from the coding sequence ATGGAGCCGTCCGGCCTGGACGATCTGCTGATCGAGGCCGTGTTCACCGCGGGCGCCCACATCGGCAGCGTGTACGTCCTCGACGGCAGCCGCCAGGTCCTCCAGATGGAGGCGTCGATCGGCCTGCCCGCCACCATCGCCCGCTCGTGGGCCAGGGTCAGGACGAGCGACCACGCGCCGATCTCGGTGGCGGTGCGCGAGCGGCGGCTGGTCTGGCTGCGGGACCGGGTGGCGCTGGCCAGAAGGTTTCCCGCGGTGGCGCTGGCGCTGCCGTACCACTTCGCGATGGCGTTCTCCCCGATCAGCTCCGGCGGCGCGGTCTGGGGCGGGTTCGCGCTGGGCTGGCCCACGGGCGCCGAGTCGTCGCTCACCCAGCGCAGGCTCCGCCTGATCGAGGACGTCTGCGCCAGGATGGGGCTGGTGCTCCGCCAGGCGAGCGAGCAGGGCAGGCCGATCGTCCCCGGGCCGCTGCCGCGGATCCTGGACCAGGTGCACGCCGTCAGGCCGGGGCAGCCCGCCGGGCTGACGGCGCTGGCCTGCCTCGACTGCCTGCCCGAGGGGTACTGCCATCTCGACGCGCAGGCGCGGGTGACGCTCGTCACCGCGCCGGCCGCGAGGCTGCTCGACGCGGACCCGGCCGAGATGATCGGGCAGCGCCTGTGCAAGGCGCTGCCCTGGCTGGACGACCCGCTGCACGAGGACCACTACCGGGCCGCGGTCGTCAGCCACCAGGTCACCCGGTTCATCGCTCGCCATCCCAGCGGCCGGCACCTGTCGGTGGAGTGCCATCCGGGCGTCCCCGGCGTCACCCTGCGGATCACGCCCGTCGCCGAGCGCCACGCCCCGGCCGGTGACGGCCAGGGGAACCCGCCGCTGATCGGGCTGCACGAGATGCTGCACCTGGCGACCTGCCTCGCCCAGGCCGTCACCGCGCAGGACGTCGTCGACCTGGTGGCCGACCACGTGCTGCCGGTCACCGGGGCGCAGGCGCTGGCCATCCTGAGCTGGGAGAACGGGCGCATGCGCGTCGCCGCCTCACGCGGCTACAGCCAGGAGGGCATCGAGAGGTTCAACGGCCGCCCCGTGGTGCACGCGCTGCCCTGGGTGCCCGGCTACCAGTGGGACCGGCCCTCGTTCTACGGGACCTGGCCGGAGTTCCGCCGGACCTTCCCCACCGCCGTCCGCGTGGACGGCATGAGCGCCTTCGCGCTGCTGCCGCTGGCCGCCTCCGGCCAGTCCATCGGCACGTGCGTGCTGGCCTACGAGCGTCCCCACCGGTTCGAGGACGGCGAGCGGGCCATGTTCACCGCGCTCGGCGGGCTGATCGCCCAGGCGTTCGAGCGGGCCTGGCTCTACGACAACAAGCACCAGCTCGCCGAGTCCCTGCAGGCCCGCCTGCTGCCGAGCGACCTGCCCGAGATCCCCGGCCTGGACCTGGCCGCCAGGTACCTGCCCACCACCCCCGGCATGGACATCGGCGGCGACTTCTACGACGTCATCCGCCTGGACGACACGGTGGCCGCCGCCGTCATCGGCGACGTCCAGGGCCACGACATGACCGCCGCCGCCCTCATGGGCCAGGTACGCACGGCCATCCGCGCCACCGCCACCGCCGCCGCGAGCTGCGGCGAGGTGCTCTCGCACGCCAACCGCCTGATGACCGAGCTGGCCCCCGACCGCTTCACGAGCTGCCTCTACCTCAAGCTCGACCTGGCCGCGCACACCATGTGCCTGGCCAACGCCGGACACCTGCCACCCCTGCTCAGCACCCCCGGCGCCGCCACCCGGATCCTCGACGACCACCCCGGCCTGCTCCTCGGCATCGACCCCGACACCGAGTACGTCACCGCGGAGGCACCCCTGCCGCCCGGCTCGGTCCTGGCCCTCTACACCGACGGCCTCATCGAGCAGCCCGGCCTCGACCTGGGCGAGGCCATCACCGGCCTGGCCGCCGGCTTCACCCCCGGCCGCGATCAGCCCCTGCCCGAGCTCGCCGAGTCCCTCATCCAGCCGGCCGTCCTCGGCGGGCGCACGGACGACACCGCGATCCTCCTGCTGCGCTCCACCCCCTGA
- a CDS encoding hybrid sensor histidine kinase/response regulator, translating into MRWLLAVTALWTLLGLLPLALLTSSSISLSENAMSDEVRERVRTTASVSRVVVEQQMDSLKQLVTAFAQRTQVREAVDEVTSATMRDWLGELKELRDGVSGLIVNSPEGKIRGAEPPTVLPQDITTTDWYRAVRDKRQAHVSQAYTPTMVGVSRAVAVAAPIPSADGTRMLGMFTVVYSLDAIQEFAEDAAEAQDIRLLITDKAGVLVADPGRKLFALTSLREDPRVDAALAGRAWSGEFHGIDGTVLSASEPISGIGWTVTAEVSVAEALASAEKLRTNVLTVALLLALLILIGLGLQIHSTRGRRRAQAQLSTYATELAAARDEAISASSAKSEFVAKISHEIRTPINGVLGMNSLLMGTRLDEEQRYYASTAQESAQNVLRLLDDFLDLSRIEAGHLQVEAAPFDLPRLCDEVVAPFAPHAYEQGLWLTLRLDENVPRQVAGDPARLRQVLTNLVGNALKFTVQGGVDLHVALDEGEPGQERVVLRFAVADTGIGVGPRDRERVFGVFRQVDSPITRRTGGSGLGLAISRQLVELMGGRIGLDSVEGVGSRFWATLPVDVLTWSEPGAGALEGRRALVADPRPEDRTLAARCLEQAGAEVEETRDEVSALARLRAAAADGRPYELAVVALDLGAGLSVGVGADAGVARSLADAILNDPALQATSVIVVVTPGRAGFAWPGAAGERAVQSITRPLSRRRLLAAAENALGLAECDGEPREGAQTTGLTEGARILVAEDDEVSRQVAMLVLTQAGHEVDVVDDGRQAVRAVLAGRYDLVFMDCQLPVLDGLAATEEIREREEAHTPIIAMTAAAMPDDRIRCLEAGMDDHLAKPVDWPRVLARIPEWTVSAGLPPELAGLSQEALADVARAYLATATRTFEELRQAVRDGDQAAAAGLAHRLKGSCATVGATREAELCQRIEDLARAGDAVDGDVMEELGGLLSDLPEWMNAADPRIEAASRIEATSRIDTTARIDATS; encoded by the coding sequence GTGCGATGGTTGCTCGCGGTGACGGCCCTGTGGACGTTACTCGGACTGCTGCCCCTGGCGCTGCTCACCTCGTCCAGCATCTCGCTGTCGGAGAACGCGATGAGCGACGAGGTCCGCGAGCGCGTCAGGACCACCGCGTCCGTCAGCCGGGTCGTGGTCGAGCAGCAGATGGACTCGCTCAAGCAGCTCGTCACCGCCTTCGCCCAGCGGACCCAGGTGCGCGAGGCCGTGGACGAGGTCACCAGCGCCACCATGCGCGACTGGCTCGGCGAGCTGAAGGAACTGCGCGACGGCGTCAGCGGCCTGATCGTCAACTCCCCCGAGGGCAAGATCAGGGGCGCGGAGCCGCCCACCGTGCTGCCGCAGGACATCACGACCACCGACTGGTACCGCGCGGTGCGCGACAAGCGCCAGGCCCACGTCTCGCAGGCGTACACACCCACCATGGTAGGCGTGTCCAGGGCCGTGGCGGTGGCCGCGCCCATCCCCAGCGCCGACGGCACCCGCATGCTCGGCATGTTCACCGTCGTCTACAGCCTCGACGCCATCCAGGAGTTCGCCGAGGACGCCGCCGAGGCGCAGGACATCCGGCTGCTCATCACCGACAAGGCCGGCGTGCTGGTCGCCGACCCCGGCAGGAAGCTGTTCGCGCTCACGTCCCTGCGCGAGGACCCCCGGGTGGACGCCGCGCTGGCCGGGCGGGCGTGGAGCGGCGAGTTCCACGGCATCGACGGCACGGTCCTGTCGGCGTCCGAGCCCATCTCCGGCATCGGCTGGACGGTCACCGCCGAGGTCTCCGTCGCCGAGGCGCTGGCCTCAGCCGAGAAGCTGCGCACCAACGTGCTCACCGTCGCGCTCCTGCTCGCCCTGCTCATCCTCATCGGGCTCGGCCTGCAGATCCACAGCACCCGCGGCCGCCGGCGGGCGCAGGCCCAGCTCTCCACGTACGCCACCGAGCTGGCCGCCGCCAGGGACGAGGCGATCAGCGCCTCCAGCGCCAAGTCCGAGTTCGTGGCCAAGATCAGCCACGAGATCCGCACCCCCATCAACGGCGTGCTCGGCATGAACTCCCTGCTCATGGGCACCCGCCTGGACGAGGAGCAGCGGTACTACGCCAGCACCGCCCAGGAGTCGGCGCAGAACGTGCTGCGCCTGCTCGACGACTTCCTCGACCTGTCCAGGATCGAGGCCGGGCACCTCCAGGTCGAGGCCGCGCCGTTCGACCTGCCGCGGCTGTGCGACGAGGTCGTGGCGCCGTTCGCGCCGCACGCGTACGAGCAGGGGCTCTGGCTCACGCTGCGGCTCGACGAGAACGTGCCCCGCCAGGTGGCGGGCGACCCGGCGCGGCTGCGCCAGGTGCTGACGAACCTGGTCGGCAACGCGCTGAAGTTCACCGTCCAGGGCGGCGTGGACCTGCACGTGGCGCTCGACGAGGGCGAGCCCGGCCAGGAGCGGGTGGTGCTCAGGTTCGCGGTGGCCGACACGGGCATCGGGGTCGGGCCGCGGGACCGGGAGCGGGTCTTCGGCGTCTTCCGGCAGGTGGACTCGCCCATCACGCGCAGGACCGGCGGCAGCGGGCTCGGGCTGGCCATCAGCAGGCAGCTCGTCGAGCTCATGGGCGGGCGGATCGGGCTCGACAGCGTGGAGGGCGTGGGCAGCCGGTTCTGGGCCACGCTGCCGGTGGACGTACTCACCTGGTCGGAGCCGGGCGCCGGAGCGCTGGAGGGGCGGCGCGCGCTGGTCGCCGACCCGCGGCCCGAGGACCGCACGCTGGCCGCGCGCTGCCTGGAGCAGGCCGGGGCCGAGGTGGAGGAGACCAGGGACGAGGTGTCGGCGCTGGCCCGCCTGCGTGCCGCCGCCGCGGACGGGCGGCCGTACGAGCTGGCCGTCGTCGCCCTCGACCTGGGCGCGGGTCTCAGCGTGGGCGTGGGGGCGGACGCCGGCGTGGCGCGTTCGCTGGCCGACGCCATCCTCAACGACCCGGCGCTCCAGGCCACCAGCGTCATCGTGGTCGTCACCCCCGGCCGCGCCGGGTTCGCCTGGCCGGGCGCGGCGGGGGAGCGGGCCGTGCAGTCGATCACCCGGCCGCTCAGCCGCCGCCGCCTGCTCGCCGCCGCGGAGAACGCCCTGGGCCTCGCGGAGTGCGACGGCGAGCCGCGCGAGGGCGCGCAGACCACCGGCCTGACCGAGGGCGCGCGCATCCTGGTGGCCGAGGACGACGAGGTGAGCCGCCAGGTGGCGATGCTCGTGCTGACCCAGGCCGGGCACGAGGTCGACGTGGTCGACGACGGCAGGCAGGCCGTGCGGGCCGTGCTGGCCGGCCGGTACGACCTGGTGTTCATGGACTGCCAGCTCCCCGTGCTCGACGGCCTGGCCGCGACCGAGGAGATCAGGGAGCGCGAGGAGGCGCACACCCCGATCATCGCGATGACCGCCGCGGCCATGCCGGACGACCGGATCCGGTGCCTGGAGGCGGGCATGGACGACCACCTGGCCAAGCCGGTCGACTGGCCACGCGTGCTGGCCAGGATCCCGGAGTGGACGGTCTCCGCCGGGCTGCCGCCCGAGCTGGCGGGGCTGTCGCAGGAGGCGCTGGCCGACGTGGCGCGGGCGTACCTGGCGACCGCCACCCGCACGTTCGAGGAGCTCCGGCAGGCCGTACGGGACGGCGACCAGGCGGCGGCGGCCGGGCTCGCGCACCGGCTCAAGGGGTCCTGCGCGACGGTCGGCGCGACCCGCGAGGCGGAGCTGTGCCAGCGGATCGAGGACCTGGCCAGGGCGGGCGACGCCGTGGACGGCGACGTCATGGAGGAACTGGGCGGGCTGCTCAGCGACCTGCCCGAGTGGATGAACGCCGCCGACCCCCGGATCGAGGCGGCGTCCCGGATCGAGGCGACCTCCCGGATCGACACGACGGCCCGGATCGACGCGACTTCCTGA
- a CDS encoding response regulator encodes MPELRDITVLIVDDDPVVTAALHAQVNRVLGFRVVGIAHTGHAALAAAGRFAPRLVLLDLHLPDMPGLEVAHRLRRPDQPPADVIVISGRKESATVRAAIQRGALNYLVKPTRAGTLEQALLRYAATVKQLESEARFTDQQEIDNLFRSLHLDVGTRPKSISASTEQAVLDALSEVEDASADELAAKVGVSRATARRYLEHLAERGLVEGRPKYGTTGRPQHRYRIR; translated from the coding sequence GTGCCTGAGCTCAGGGACATCACCGTACTCATCGTGGACGACGACCCGGTCGTCACGGCGGCCCTGCACGCGCAGGTCAACCGGGTGCTCGGGTTCAGGGTCGTGGGCATCGCGCACACCGGTCACGCGGCGCTGGCCGCGGCCGGGCGGTTCGCGCCCCGGCTGGTCCTGCTCGATCTGCACCTCCCTGATATGCCCGGTCTGGAGGTGGCGCACCGGCTGCGCCGCCCGGACCAGCCGCCCGCCGACGTCATCGTGATCTCCGGGCGCAAGGAGTCGGCGACGGTCCGCGCCGCCATCCAGCGCGGCGCGCTCAACTACCTGGTCAAGCCGACCAGGGCCGGCACGCTGGAGCAGGCCCTGCTGCGCTACGCCGCCACCGTCAAGCAGCTCGAGTCCGAGGCCCGCTTCACCGACCAGCAGGAGATCGACAACCTCTTCCGCTCGCTCCACCTCGACGTGGGCACCCGGCCCAAGAGCATCTCCGCCTCCACCGAGCAGGCGGTGCTGGACGCGCTGTCGGAGGTCGAGGACGCCTCGGCCGACGAGCTGGCCGCCAAGGTCGGCGTCAGCCGCGCCACCGCCCGCCGCTACCTGGAGCACCTGGCCGAGCGGGGGCTGGTCGAGGGCCGGCCGAAGTACGGCACCACCGGGCGGCCCCAGCACCGGTACCGCATCCGATGA
- a CDS encoding glutamate ABC transporter substrate-binding protein, protein MRALRALAVAMLVGLLPAACGEASAFPEDTTMSRIRERGILTVGIKFDQPIFGYKDPASGRITGFDAEMARLVARDLTGSERNIRFVETVSSERENFIEQGVVDLVIATYSITETRAQRVTFTDPYYYAGQDLLVRVGDSTINQVSDLKGKTVCTARGSTSVDRLRTTVPGIDLEVVDAYSICVPALVAGRVDAVSTDDTILLGLYAQHPDTLRLVGKPFAREPYGMGMRKQDTAFRDYLNGLIARWLCNGEWDRAYMATVGVSGTTSESAKPAPRPAVC, encoded by the coding sequence ATGAGGGCACTCCGGGCGCTGGCCGTGGCCATGCTGGTCGGCCTGCTGCCCGCCGCCTGCGGCGAGGCGAGCGCCTTCCCCGAGGACACCACGATGTCGCGCATCAGGGAGCGCGGCATCCTCACCGTCGGCATCAAGTTCGACCAGCCGATCTTCGGCTACAAGGATCCCGCCAGCGGGCGGATCACCGGGTTCGACGCGGAGATGGCCCGGCTGGTGGCCAGGGACCTGACCGGCAGCGAGCGCAACATCCGCTTCGTCGAGACGGTGTCGAGCGAGCGCGAGAACTTCATCGAGCAGGGCGTGGTGGACCTCGTCATCGCCACCTACTCGATCACCGAGACCCGCGCGCAGCGGGTCACGTTCACCGACCCGTACTACTACGCCGGCCAGGACCTGCTGGTACGCGTCGGCGACTCCACCATCAACCAGGTCTCCGACCTCAAGGGCAAGACCGTCTGCACGGCCCGCGGCTCCACCTCCGTCGACCGGCTGCGCACCACGGTGCCCGGCATCGACCTGGAGGTCGTGGACGCGTACAGCATCTGCGTGCCCGCGCTGGTGGCCGGCCGGGTGGACGCCGTCAGCACCGACGACACCATCCTGCTCGGCCTGTACGCCCAGCACCCCGACACGCTGCGGCTGGTCGGCAAGCCGTTCGCGCGCGAGCCGTACGGGATGGGCATGCGCAAGCAGGACACCGCCTTCCGCGACTACCTCAACGGGCTGATCGCCCGCTGGCTGTGCAACGGCGAGTGGGACCGCGCCTACATGGCCACCGTCGGGGTCTCCGGCACCACCTCCGAATCCGCGAAGCCGGCCCCTCGCCCGGCCGTTTGCTGA
- a CDS encoding amino acid ABC transporter ATP-binding protein — MTQADLIVLHQVNKRFGDHHVLRDVDLTVRQGEVVVIIGPSGAGKSTLCRAINRLETIDSGTITLDGTPLPAEGRELARLRAEVGMVFQSFNLFAHKTVLDNVVLGQVHVLKRPKGEAVRKARELLDRVGIGGQADKFPAQLSGGQQQRVAIARALAMDPKAILFDEPTSALDPEMVNEVLDVMTGLAREGMTMVVVTHEMGFARRAADRVVFMADGEIVEQNTPDTFFGAPSSDRAQSFLAKILTH; from the coding sequence ATGACCCAGGCGGACCTGATCGTCCTGCACCAGGTCAACAAGCGCTTTGGCGATCACCACGTGCTCAGGGACGTCGACCTGACCGTACGGCAGGGCGAGGTCGTCGTGATCATCGGCCCGTCCGGCGCGGGCAAGTCCACCCTGTGCCGCGCGATCAACCGGCTGGAGACGATCGACTCGGGCACGATCACTCTCGACGGGACGCCGCTGCCGGCTGAGGGCAGGGAGCTGGCCAGGCTGCGCGCCGAGGTCGGCATGGTGTTCCAGTCGTTCAACCTCTTCGCGCACAAGACCGTCCTGGACAACGTCGTCCTCGGGCAGGTCCACGTGCTCAAGCGGCCGAAGGGCGAGGCCGTGCGCAAGGCCCGCGAGCTGCTCGACCGCGTCGGCATCGGCGGCCAGGCGGACAAGTTCCCCGCCCAGCTCTCCGGCGGGCAGCAGCAGCGGGTGGCCATCGCCAGGGCGCTGGCCATGGACCCGAAGGCGATCCTGTTCGACGAGCCCACCTCGGCGCTGGACCCGGAGATGGTCAACGAGGTGCTGGACGTCATGACGGGCCTGGCCCGCGAGGGCATGACCATGGTCGTCGTCACCCACGAGATGGGCTTCGCCCGCCGTGCGGCCGACCGGGTCGTCTTCATGGCCGACGGCGAGATCGTCGAGCAGAACACCCCGGACACCTTCTTCGGCGCGCCCAGCAGCGACCGCGCCCAGTCCTTCCTCGCCAAGATCCTCACTCACTAA
- a CDS encoding glutamate ABC transporter substrate-binding protein: MFGRSLFAVFAVVAVASGCGGGSESYASIVDKAKNDKKLVIGVKADQPGLGLRTPDGAFTGFDIEVAKYVAKQLGVEPSGITFKETVSANREAFIEQGQVDLVVATYSITDARKQKVSFAGPYFVAGQDLLVRADEAALTGPEALNGKKLCSVAGSTPAQKVKAEYAKEVQLQEERTYSACVDRVLGGQLDAITTDNVILAGYAAQHSGKLKVVGKTFSTEKYGIGMKKDDTAGRKAVNDALEKMFSDGSWTKALQASVGASGFTLPQAPQLERY, translated from the coding sequence ATGTTCGGCAGATCCCTCTTCGCCGTGTTCGCCGTCGTGGCCGTCGCCTCCGGGTGCGGGGGCGGCTCGGAGAGCTACGCCTCCATCGTGGACAAGGCCAAGAACGACAAGAAGCTGGTGATCGGCGTCAAGGCCGACCAGCCCGGGCTCGGCCTGCGCACGCCCGACGGCGCCTTCACCGGCTTCGACATCGAGGTGGCCAAGTACGTGGCCAAGCAGCTCGGCGTCGAGCCGAGCGGCATCACGTTCAAGGAGACCGTGTCCGCCAACCGGGAGGCGTTCATCGAGCAGGGCCAGGTGGACCTGGTCGTGGCCACGTACTCGATCACCGACGCCCGCAAGCAGAAGGTGTCCTTCGCCGGGCCGTACTTCGTGGCCGGACAGGACCTGCTGGTCCGCGCCGACGAGGCGGCGCTGACCGGGCCCGAGGCGCTCAACGGCAAGAAGCTGTGCTCGGTCGCCGGCTCCACGCCCGCGCAGAAGGTCAAGGCGGAGTACGCCAAGGAGGTGCAGCTCCAGGAGGAGCGCACGTACTCGGCGTGCGTGGACCGCGTGCTCGGCGGCCAGCTCGACGCCATCACCACCGACAACGTCATCCTGGCCGGGTACGCCGCGCAGCACTCCGGCAAGCTCAAGGTGGTCGGCAAGACGTTCAGCACCGAGAAGTACGGCATCGGGATGAAGAAGGACGACACGGCCGGGCGCAAGGCCGTCAACGACGCCCTGGAGAAGATGTTCTCCGACGGGAGCTGGACCAAGGCGCTGCAGGCCAGCGTGGGCGCCTCCGGCTTCACCCTGCCGCAGGCCCCGCAGCTCGAGCGGTACTGA
- a CDS encoding amino acid ABC transporter permease: MEALLTEGGTILAAFWMTVRLAAVSALGSLVLGTLLTAMRVAPLASLRATATVYVTVARNTPLTLVLLFTGLGIGANLGLELSDDIATNNFWLAVIGLTAYTSAFVCEALRSGLNTVPVGQAEAARSLGLGFVRTLALITLPQAFRAVVAPLGSILIALTKNTTIALVVGVAEASVRMRELIETYGDQVIEIFLGFAAGFVLLCLPMGLLFGWLSKRMAVAR, from the coding sequence ATGGAGGCACTGCTGACCGAGGGCGGCACCATCCTGGCCGCCTTCTGGATGACGGTGCGGCTGGCGGCGGTCAGCGCGCTCGGCTCGCTGGTGCTGGGCACGCTGCTGACCGCCATGCGGGTGGCCCCGCTGGCCTCGCTGCGCGCCACCGCCACCGTGTACGTGACCGTGGCCCGCAACACGCCGCTGACGCTGGTGCTGCTGTTCACCGGTCTCGGCATCGGCGCGAACCTGGGCCTGGAGCTGTCCGACGACATCGCGACCAACAACTTCTGGCTCGCCGTCATCGGGCTGACCGCCTACACCTCGGCGTTCGTGTGCGAGGCGCTGCGCTCCGGGCTCAACACGGTGCCCGTCGGGCAGGCGGAGGCGGCCCGCTCGCTGGGGCTCGGCTTCGTCAGGACGCTGGCGCTGATCACGCTGCCGCAGGCGTTCCGCGCGGTGGTGGCGCCGCTGGGCAGCATCCTCATCGCGCTGACCAAGAACACCACGATCGCCCTGGTGGTGGGCGTGGCGGAGGCGTCGGTGCGGATGCGGGAGCTGATCGAGACGTACGGTGACCAGGTCATCGAGATCTTCCTCGGCTTCGCCGCCGGCTTCGTGCTGCTGTGCCTGCCGATGGGGTTGCTGTTCGGCTGGTTGTCGAAGCGGATGGCGGTGGCGCGATGA
- a CDS encoding amino acid ABC transporter permease produces the protein MTFANLYERPGPRGVRRNRVLTVLVAAALLAVAYVVYVRFDEKDQWAAEKWTPLLRGDVWATFILPGLAGTLAAAVAGVVLAALFGLLFAVARLSEHRWIRVPAAVVVEFFRSVPLLLLIFFAFFGSYVLIGVNISAFAAVVFGLTLYNGSVIAEIVRAGVLSLPKGQREAAYAVGMRKGQAMRLVLLPQAVKAMLPALISQFVVLLKDSALGLIVGYDELVDRGLNGIAANFSNVIPAAVLIAAIFILINLALDRLAHRLGASSTARAPRVRSR, from the coding sequence ATGACGTTCGCGAACCTGTACGAGCGGCCCGGCCCGCGCGGCGTGCGCCGCAACCGGGTGCTGACGGTCCTCGTCGCGGCGGCGCTGCTGGCGGTGGCGTACGTCGTCTACGTGCGCTTCGACGAGAAGGACCAGTGGGCGGCGGAGAAGTGGACGCCGCTGCTGCGCGGCGACGTCTGGGCCACGTTCATCCTGCCCGGCCTGGCGGGCACGCTGGCGGCGGCCGTCGCCGGGGTGGTGCTGGCCGCGCTGTTCGGGCTGCTGTTCGCCGTCGCCCGGCTGTCGGAGCACCGCTGGATCCGGGTGCCGGCCGCCGTGGTGGTGGAGTTCTTCCGGTCCGTGCCGCTGCTGCTGCTGATCTTCTTCGCGTTCTTCGGGTCGTACGTGCTCATCGGCGTGAACATCTCGGCGTTCGCCGCCGTCGTGTTCGGGCTGACCCTCTACAACGGGTCGGTCATCGCGGAGATCGTCAGGGCCGGGGTGCTGAGCCTGCCGAAGGGGCAGCGGGAGGCGGCGTACGCGGTCGGCATGCGCAAGGGGCAGGCGATGCGGCTCGTCCTGCTGCCGCAGGCCGTCAAGGCCATGCTGCCCGCGCTGATCAGCCAGTTCGTGGTGCTGCTGAAGGACTCGGCGCTGGGCCTGATCGTGGGCTACGACGAGCTGGTGGACCGGGGGCTGAACGGGATCGCGGCGAACTTCTCCAACGTCATCCCGGCGGCCGTCCTCATCGCGGCCATCTTCATCCTGATCAACCTGGCGCTGGACCGGCTGGCGCACCGCCTCGGCGCCTCCTCCACAGCGCGGGCGCCCAGGGTGCGGTCCCGATGA